In one Culex quinquefasciatus strain JHB chromosome 2, VPISU_Cqui_1.0_pri_paternal, whole genome shotgun sequence genomic region, the following are encoded:
- the LOC6032264 gene encoding uncharacterized protein LOC6032264, protein MRISECVDIRTVFHVAFVTMAVSITQVTTEDCGQEELVQCTKPLQVLSATSELSFVTKKEELDKLCPDLHSGLHCIRSYTRRCMNIHQRDHFNKLYHGTNEVIHELCEEGPYQEDFLRHAPCMRHVKKDYEVCAVSYQSTMAKIGQVATTSSTTTPAPPVLLHQPTPNAAMSLSVNDMQNQNQQHHHHRQHHNQHQQQNLTKSVEDAEEERLKMVCCAFHKYMQCSEFTVRHACGDETALFTRKFLDKMSNTLMRMHCVDYTPASGKCRDYFSSGVATPRTGPPSVLLLLLLVSALALLSAKGSRATCWAI, encoded by the exons ATGAGGATTAGCGAGTGTGTTGATATCCGAACAGTCTTTCACGTGGCATTTGTCACTATGGCAG TGTCCATCACACAGGTTACGACCGAGGACTGCGGCCAGGAGGAGCTCGTGCAGTGCACCAAGCCACTCCAAGTCCTCTCAGCCACTTCGGAGCTTTCGTTCGTCACGAAAAAAGAGGAACTGGATAAACTCTGTCC AGATCTTCATTCCGGACTACACTGTATACGGAGCTACACGAGGCGCTGCATGAACATCCACCAGCGGGATCACTTCAACAAGCTGTACCACGGGACGAACGAGGTCATCCACGAGCTCTGCGAGGAAGGACCATATCAGGAAG actttCTTAGACATGCACCCTGCATGCGACACGTGAAGAAGGACTACGAAGTCTGTGCGGTCAGCTACCAGAGCACAATGGCCAAGATTGGGCAGGTggccaccaccagcagcaccacGACTCCAGCGCCTCCCGTTTTGCTGCACCAGCCGACGCCCAATGCAGCCATGTCGCTCTCGGTGAACGACATGcagaaccagaaccagcagCATCACCACCATCGGCAGCATCACAACCAGCATCAGCAGCAGAACTTGACCAAAAGTGTCGAGGATGCGGAAGAGGAACGGCTGAAAATGGTTTGCTG TGCCTTCCACAAGTACATGCAGTGCTCGGAGTTTACGGTCCGTCATGCGTGCGGAGACGAAACGGCGCTTTTCACCCGGAAATTCCTAGACAAAATGTCCAACACGCTGATGAGG ATGCATTGCGTCGATTACACGCCCGCCAGCGGAAAGTGCCGGGATTATTTCAGCTCGGGCGTCGCGACGCCCCGTACTGGCCCCCCTTCggtactgctgctgcttctgctagTGTCCGCACTGGCGCTGCTGTCGGCAAAGGGAAGCCGCGCGACCTGCTGGGCAATTTAA